GCCGCGAGAAAAACGGCGAGGAAGAAAAAGGTAAAATCAACCTTCACTGAGGCCTCCCGCAGGAACGGCGACGGCGCCACGGGGCACACGCCGCTTCAGCCTTCCCCGCAGCGTCACCGCGAAGGAGACGCCGGAGAGAATCAGCAGGACGATCACGCCGGGGCGCAGCAGCCAGGTAAAGCCATAGCTCGCCATCGAGCGGTAAAGATAAGTTTCCATCAGGCCGCCCAGGACCAGTCCGAGGATCATCGCCGGCCTCGGATAGCCAAAGCGCCTCATGAAGTACCCGAGCAGGCCGAAAACGACGACCACCAGGAGATCGACGGGATCGCGGTTCACGCTGAAAGCCCCCATCAACACGAAGATGAAGATGATCGGTACCATGAGCGTGTAGCGGACCTGCGCCAGTCGGGCGAGCTGCGCCGCAAGGATGAAGCCGATCGAGGTGCCGATCAGCCCGGAAATTCCCTGGATCCAGACCACGCTGTAGATCACATCGGGGTTCTTCTTGACCATCTCCGGTCCCGGCAGATAACCCCACGCCAGCAACGCGACGATGAAGAGCGCGGTGACCACCCCCTGGGGGAAGCCGAGGAGCAGCGTGGTTACGAGGTCGCCCCCGTCCTTGGCGTCGTTGGCGCTCTCGGGAGCGATCACGCCCCGGACGTCTCCCTTGCCGAAGCTGTCCGGATCCTTGCTGCTCTGCGCCGCATGTCCGTAGGCCAGCCAGTCGACGACCTGCGAGCCGATCCCGGGGACAATTCCCACCCACACCCCGATGAAGCTGCAGCGCACCACCAGCCACCACTCGCGCAGCGTGTCCTTCACCCCGTCGAACAGCTTGCCCTTGAGCGGGGCCGGCTGCTGCTCGACGCCGAGCTTGGTGAGCGCGAGGTCCAGAGCGGACGGGATGCCGAACATGGCAAGCGCGATGATGCTGATCGGGATGCCGTCGAGCAGATACGGCTGGTCGAAGACGAAGCGCATCACGCCGCTTTGGGCCTGCTGCCCCACGGTGGCGATCAGGAGACCGAAAGCCGCGGCGATCAGGCCCTTCACCGGGCGACGGCCCGCCAGGACCGCCACCATGCTGAG
This region of Candidatus Zixiibacteriota bacterium genomic DNA includes:
- a CDS encoding tripartite tricarboxylate transporter permease; this encodes METSLVDAAFKGLLNILHIKVFLAMLLGVSIGTFTAVAPQGLGMPLVYAILLPVVVRWDPMTGIGLLIGASSVSAICAAYLPILFGIPGGSGSQATVLDGYPMGKRGEARRALGASFMAGGMGCLIGTLTLALAIPVAKPLIYLMGSPELFVVVLWGLSMVAVLAGRRPVKGLIAAAFGLLIATVGQQAQSGVMRFVFDQPYLLDGIPISIIALAMFGIPSALDLALTKLGVEQQPAPLKGKLFDGVKDTLREWWLVVRCSFIGVWVGIVPGIGSQVVDWLAYGHAAQSSKDPDSFGKGDVRGVIAPESANDAKDGGDLVTTLLLGFPQGVVTALFIVALLAWGYLPGPEMVKKNPDVIYSVVWIQGISGLIGTSIGFILAAQLARLAQVRYTLMVPIIFIFVLMGAFSVNRDPVDLLVVVVFGLLGYFMRRFGYPRPAMILGLVLGGLMETYLYRSMASYGFTWLLRPGVIVLLILSGVSFAVTLRGRLKRRVPRGAVAVPAGGLSEG